One genomic region from Fulvitalea axinellae encodes:
- the cas5b gene encoding type I-B CRISPR-associated protein Cas5b, with amino-acid sequence MRRLISFDLKAEMGFFKKPDINDKIYLSYNTLHKPALLGILGAIAGLGGYRGNSDAKKARFPEYYERLKHLPVGVEPLGSEKGNFAKTNISYNNTTGFASMEAGGNLIVNEQTLLNPAFRVYLLLDDGEELEARLYESVKNQWAEFLPYMGKNDFSVWWDKDEVREYEGAAPFAFDRKFRVRTLFRKTEAVTPYIAKAVAFGFMNFEANREMPFTYFERLPCGFDERLCQYEMDDFVLSNAEFDEQMPRDEAHLFYSLEPDANELVQLC; translated from the coding sequence ATGCGCAGGCTTATTTCATTCGACCTGAAGGCGGAGATGGGGTTTTTCAAAAAACCGGATATCAACGACAAAATCTATCTGAGCTACAATACGCTCCACAAGCCCGCCTTGCTGGGCATATTGGGCGCCATAGCGGGCCTGGGGGGCTACCGGGGAAACAGCGACGCCAAAAAGGCGCGCTTTCCCGAGTACTACGAACGGCTCAAACACCTGCCGGTGGGTGTGGAGCCCTTGGGCAGCGAAAAGGGCAACTTCGCCAAGACCAATATCAGCTACAACAATACCACGGGGTTTGCCAGTATGGAGGCCGGTGGCAACCTGATTGTGAACGAGCAGACGTTGCTTAACCCGGCTTTCAGGGTGTACCTGTTGCTGGACGACGGGGAAGAGCTGGAAGCCCGGCTATACGAGTCCGTCAAGAACCAATGGGCGGAATTCCTTCCTTATATGGGCAAGAACGACTTTTCCGTATGGTGGGACAAGGACGAGGTGCGGGAATACGAAGGCGCGGCGCCTTTTGCTTTCGACAGGAAATTCCGCGTACGGACACTGTTCAGAAAGACGGAGGCCGTGACGCCTTATATCGCCAAGGCGGTGGCGTTCGGGTTTATGAATTTCGAGGCGAACAGGGAGATGCCTTTCACTTATTTTGAGCGCTTGCCCTGTGGCTTTGACGAACGGCTTTGCCAATACGAGATGGACGATTTTGTTCTTTCCAACGCCGAGTTTGACGAACAGATGCCTAGGGATGAGGCGCATTTGTTTTATTCCTTGGAGCCTGACGCTAACGAACTGGTACAGCTATGTTAG
- the cas6 gene encoding CRISPR-associated endoribonuclease Cas6 has protein sequence MDYQYGLSAWVYRILRTADAEFSRFLHDTGYQDGNKAFKFFTISELDLGAIRVWKDRKLFELKGDTFSFRIGFLIDRAYTEFVKGLFQRREGFIGDRFNGLDFEVQGVEALPAPVFGRTVRYRTLSPVFLSAKRPDGSVQHLHPGEHADVYAEHFLNNLREKRKVLRLHGEGGDISDREESWVFCLIQAERVRLVKVKPMEATATKKRACHMEFELTAPEDVHALAYDAGFGSENSWGCGMAEVVDISR, from the coding sequence ATGGACTATCAATATGGATTGAGCGCTTGGGTATACCGGATTCTCCGTACGGCTGACGCTGAATTCTCACGCTTTCTGCACGACACAGGCTACCAGGACGGAAACAAGGCGTTTAAATTTTTCACCATATCGGAGCTGGACCTGGGGGCTATCCGGGTGTGGAAAGACCGCAAGCTTTTTGAACTGAAGGGCGATACCTTCAGCTTCCGGATCGGTTTTTTGATCGACCGCGCCTATACCGAATTCGTGAAAGGCCTGTTCCAACGGCGGGAAGGCTTTATCGGCGACCGGTTCAACGGGCTGGACTTTGAGGTGCAGGGCGTTGAGGCCCTTCCGGCGCCCGTTTTTGGCCGGACGGTGCGCTACCGCACGTTGAGCCCGGTGTTTTTGAGCGCTAAGCGCCCCGACGGAAGCGTACAGCACCTGCACCCCGGGGAACACGCCGACGTATATGCGGAACATTTCCTGAACAACCTGAGGGAAAAGCGTAAAGTGTTGCGTCTGCACGGAGAAGGGGGCGATATATCGGATAGGGAAGAATCTTGGGTTTTCTGCCTAATACAGGCGGAGCGCGTAAGGTTGGTGAAGGTCAAGCCCATGGAGGCCACCGCCACCAAAAAGCGGGCCTGCCATATGGAATTCGAACTTACCGCACCCGAAGACGTACACGCTTTGGCCTATGACGCGGGCTTCGGTTCGGAGAACAGTTGGGGTTGCGGGATGGCGGAGGTGGTGGATATTTCACGTTGA
- a CDS encoding discoidin domain-containing protein: MRHIYRSVLALCAGAAMFSCQEDELDVTAPGEDKFDLPVLHVINDVSQYWDPNLFGSKEGFLSFLDDADGQYETVSFPVPGKAGGLGKNAWNIFLNTKVNLPYTASDIQALKDFHGKGKALCFFAMENGQALTNPNALAGEFGFGFSAGPVGNLSNTDGGSVEAMNNGFFLDLKTAGDWNVLVKSGDKPVVAVKKEGKKTILASGIDLFSGLKQNNADFYKSVMLNIAKESPGLVSASKIQYAGLPVALSTDNADYLANEYLKDRIDGVKARIEAMLPHVKDLTGLSEDGDLRVLLTVSDQLPDVEGETVVLGGFIGDYPNQEKGMSTAAAMGAYQWLSNYQPDVMGNGALALLTAVKAAENAGLTGLRDEFVAPIIQMAKAHPAYASFDPFGMELAEAAKYPRYLGLGKALVVLEGLAEKHGDDFLKDFFAFRNERLPAGFDSNPANLIWALGEMDGNSDASFTAFRDAGYGVDDLMVTVPGSYESEKIDPSVFKVVSSIGTNGGYPPSNMFDGNKGSFWHTLWGGSSPPYPHELSFEMDKSRAVANFTYTPRQGLADHIAHAYFYVSDDKDNWGEPVAEYVWKKGYTAEDKKIYCSKFKKGRFWKISITEFWRNGNPIGGPQSNIAEMEVHEYKGPAKKE; encoded by the coding sequence ATGAGACATATATATAGATCTGTACTGGCGCTTTGCGCGGGCGCGGCGATGTTCTCCTGCCAAGAGGACGAGCTTGACGTAACCGCCCCCGGCGAAGACAAGTTCGACCTGCCCGTACTGCACGTTATCAACGATGTGTCGCAGTATTGGGACCCGAATCTCTTCGGTAGCAAAGAGGGCTTCCTGTCTTTCTTGGATGACGCTGACGGGCAATACGAAACCGTCTCGTTTCCGGTGCCGGGGAAAGCCGGTGGCTTGGGCAAAAACGCTTGGAACATTTTCCTTAATACCAAGGTGAATTTGCCTTACACCGCTTCTGATATCCAAGCGCTAAAGGATTTCCATGGTAAAGGAAAAGCGTTATGCTTCTTTGCCATGGAAAACGGACAGGCGTTAACCAATCCTAACGCCCTGGCCGGCGAGTTCGGTTTCGGTTTTTCGGCTGGCCCCGTTGGCAATCTCAGTAATACTGACGGCGGTAGCGTAGAAGCTATGAACAACGGCTTTTTCCTTGATCTCAAAACCGCAGGGGATTGGAATGTCTTGGTGAAATCAGGAGACAAGCCCGTTGTGGCCGTTAAGAAAGAAGGCAAAAAAACTATTTTGGCTTCGGGTATAGACTTGTTCTCGGGCCTAAAGCAGAATAACGCCGACTTCTATAAGTCCGTAATGCTAAATATTGCCAAGGAGTCGCCCGGGTTGGTATCGGCGTCAAAAATCCAGTACGCCGGTTTGCCCGTGGCCCTTAGTACTGATAACGCTGATTATTTGGCCAACGAGTATCTAAAAGACCGGATAGACGGAGTCAAAGCCCGCATCGAAGCGATGCTTCCGCATGTCAAAGACCTAACGGGGCTTTCCGAAGATGGGGACCTGCGTGTGCTTCTGACCGTGTCGGATCAATTGCCCGATGTGGAAGGCGAGACTGTTGTGTTGGGCGGTTTTATCGGTGATTATCCAAATCAGGAAAAAGGCATGTCCACCGCGGCGGCAATGGGCGCTTACCAGTGGCTTAGCAATTACCAGCCGGACGTAATGGGCAATGGGGCCTTGGCGTTGCTTACGGCCGTAAAAGCCGCGGAAAACGCTGGCCTTACCGGCTTGCGAGACGAGTTTGTGGCCCCGATAATTCAGATGGCCAAGGCCCACCCGGCCTACGCCTCTTTCGATCCTTTCGGAATGGAACTGGCCGAAGCCGCCAAATACCCTCGTTATTTGGGCTTGGGCAAAGCGTTGGTAGTGCTGGAAGGTTTGGCCGAAAAACACGGGGACGATTTTCTCAAAGACTTCTTCGCGTTTAGAAACGAGCGCCTCCCCGCCGGCTTCGATAGCAATCCGGCTAACCTAATCTGGGCCCTCGGCGAAATGGACGGCAATTCCGACGCTTCCTTTACAGCCTTCCGTGACGCCGGCTACGGCGTGGATGACCTGATGGTGACTGTTCCCGGCTCTTACGAAAGCGAAAAGATCGATCCTTCGGTGTTTAAGGTCGTGAGTTCTATCGGCACAAACGGCGGCTATCCGCCGAGCAATATGTTTGATGGAAATAAAGGTTCCTTCTGGCATACGCTATGGGGAGGTTCCTCTCCGCCGTATCCGCATGAACTTTCCTTCGAAATGGACAAGAGCAGAGCCGTGGCTAATTTCACCTATACACCCCGGCAAGGGCTGGCCGACCATATCGCCCATGCGTATTTCTATGTCAGCGATGACAAAGACAACTGGGGAGAGCCTGTAGCCGAATACGTTTGGAAAAAGGGATACACGGCGGAAGATAAAAAGATCTACTGCTCCAAGTTCAAGAAGGGACGGTTCTGGAAAATAAGCATCACGGAATTCTGGAGGAACGGCAACCCTATTGGAGGGCCGCAATCCAATATCGCTGAAATGGAGGTCCATGAATACAAAGGCCCAGCCAAAAAAGAATAG
- a CDS encoding type I CRISPR-associated protein Cas7 → MTIFKNRVFGCAIVKAVNANYNADFSGQPRTLPNGVVYATDKAFKYTVKNFLKEVYPENRIMYFKSLNANGNPISLDESYEKHFEKMPNKPKKGDVAKNLLSCLDIRMFGATFAVKSTNISIHGPVQINHGTNIWKENHIYAEQITSPFSNKSNDKDAEKGMTTIGRQSKLEEGHYAHHFSVNPKNLEDVAVVAGEGAQGLTEADIALLKEGMSKGATYYDSASKAGTENELLLWIQLKEDSRLVLPNIASLLVCEEEKVDGKVVYDCRKLSELLARVSEQVETVELRLNAGTVACRNLAVEGLAVSDIVSGGTMDAKEAVLSEEMA, encoded by the coding sequence ATGACTATCTTCAAAAACCGGGTGTTCGGATGCGCCATCGTCAAGGCCGTCAACGCCAACTACAACGCCGATTTTTCCGGCCAACCCCGCACGTTGCCCAATGGTGTGGTATACGCCACGGACAAGGCTTTTAAATATACGGTGAAGAATTTTTTGAAAGAGGTATATCCGGAAAACCGGATTATGTATTTCAAATCGTTGAACGCAAACGGCAACCCAATCTCTTTGGACGAATCGTATGAGAAGCATTTCGAAAAAATGCCGAACAAGCCGAAGAAAGGAGATGTGGCCAAAAACCTGTTGTCCTGTCTGGATATCCGTATGTTCGGCGCCACCTTCGCCGTGAAGTCCACCAATATATCTATCCACGGTCCGGTACAGATCAATCACGGGACCAATATCTGGAAGGAAAACCATATTTACGCCGAGCAGATTACCTCGCCGTTCAGTAACAAGTCCAACGACAAGGACGCCGAAAAGGGTATGACCACTATCGGTAGGCAATCCAAGCTGGAAGAAGGCCACTACGCCCATCATTTTTCGGTGAATCCCAAGAACTTGGAAGACGTTGCGGTCGTGGCGGGCGAAGGGGCGCAAGGTCTCACCGAAGCGGATATAGCCTTGTTGAAAGAAGGAATGAGCAAAGGCGCCACCTATTACGATTCGGCATCGAAGGCGGGTACGGAAAACGAGCTGTTGCTTTGGATTCAGCTGAAAGAGGACTCTAGGTTGGTATTGCCCAATATCGCCTCGTTGCTGGTATGCGAAGAGGAAAAGGTGGACGGCAAGGTGGTCTATGACTGCCGGAAACTGAGCGAACTGTTGGCCAGGGTGTCTGAGCAGGTGGAAACCGTGGAGTTGCGCCTCAATGCCGGTACGGTGGCCTGCCGTAATCTGGCTGTCGAGGGCTTGGCGGTGTCCGATATCGTCAGTGGCGGGACGATGGACGCCAAGGAAGCGGTATTGTCGGAGGAGATGGCCTAA
- a CDS encoding DUF4373 domain-containing protein, with amino-acid sequence MNKLNSYFSHDSSARNDQKIMLMLSAYGAQGYGWYWMLVEMMREERDYRLCRKGRFFFNALAHELRADAKTLEAFVDDCVNEFGLFRAEGDYFWSDSLVARMAMAEERTARKKKAAAARWEKRGTAAKEKPSEAKPKTTSACKSDATHMHCNAMKGNKSKAKETKEKEKKENKSKGNESGSGDNAPAPEGDENLTILPFSDEGFAGLWEEWKTHLRTAGCGYPDVGRENRALARLRPYDQAFATALVETALLKGWKDFHFEETPARWQKLQQLQEQQTLTNHGQISQSPNRTPFRGEQRGHFGPEDVQELFDRIDSRYSDS; translated from the coding sequence ATGAACAAGTTGAACTCATACTTTTCGCACGACAGTAGCGCTCGCAACGATCAAAAGATAATGCTGATGCTCTCGGCCTATGGTGCCCAAGGTTACGGTTGGTACTGGATGCTGGTGGAGATGATGCGCGAAGAGCGGGACTACCGCCTGTGCCGTAAGGGCAGATTCTTTTTCAACGCCTTGGCGCACGAGCTTCGGGCCGACGCCAAGACTCTTGAAGCCTTTGTGGACGATTGCGTAAACGAGTTTGGCCTCTTCCGCGCCGAAGGCGACTACTTTTGGTCCGACAGCCTAGTGGCCAGGATGGCTATGGCCGAAGAGCGTACCGCCCGGAAGAAAAAAGCGGCGGCGGCCCGGTGGGAAAAGCGTGGGACTGCAGCCAAAGAAAAGCCTAGCGAAGCCAAGCCCAAAACGACATCCGCATGCAAAAGCGATGCAACGCATATGCATTGTAATGCAATGAAAGGAAATAAAAGTAAAGCAAAGGAAACCAAAGAAAAAGAAAAGAAAGAAAACAAATCCAAAGGAAACGAAAGCGGGAGTGGTGATAACGCGCCCGCACCCGAGGGAGATGAAAACTTGACCATACTCCCTTTTTCTGACGAGGGCTTCGCCGGTTTGTGGGAAGAATGGAAAACGCATCTGCGCACTGCCGGTTGCGGCTATCCCGACGTCGGCAGGGAAAACAGGGCCTTGGCCCGTTTGCGTCCATATGACCAAGCCTTCGCTACGGCCTTGGTGGAAACGGCCCTGCTTAAGGGTTGGAAAGATTTTCATTTTGAGGAAACGCCGGCCCGCTGGCAAAAATTACAACAGCTACAAGAACAACAAACCCTGACCAACCATGGACAAATATCCCAATCCCCAAACCGCACACCGTTCCGCGGAGAACAAAGAGGCCACTTCGGACCCGAAGACGTACAAGAACTTTTCGACCGAATCGATTCCCGTTATTCGGACTCCTGA
- a CDS encoding right-handed parallel beta-helix repeat-containing protein — MRKNIFFAYLGLLFLAVACDKDNDPEVVDEAFLEVTTEIARDITAEGAQLRGILRSEGATKPEGFGFNYWVQGDVSTLKTVKAEYNASDKTFTAKISGLKSYTGYAYTAFAEDKVSKEEGDVLTVKTSVDPSVKKMQLGIGEPSYISFNKATITGELVSEGNSQQSTVSFYLWEKGTLDQERTIEAEKGEGTALKGDVINLKPGIEYAYTLVGANELGTVSSDTLTFTAKSVVYVDIDAKGEGDGTSWTDAYTSLKTAVESVPFGVKIWVAEGLYKEFGIPLKRGFDMYGGFSGTETELDQRDPKDHPTLVGREAMFEGNPADQLPIFVRKYGHKLDASIIDGFTFQYGAGTYGGVCDLTQGSPRFTDCVFKGNRSHHGGVMLIQASEARFTRCVFVENNAVTAGGAFRVYRNASVAFDECEFVGNNTKYGGALYLDLSVTIRNGIFRDNSASEDGNAIRVMNGACPVFVGDAFVFDNNTGKNDGPLGGPAAKKCDMPIF; from the coding sequence ATGAGAAAAAATATATTCTTCGCATACCTCGGCCTGCTGTTTTTGGCTGTGGCTTGCGACAAAGACAACGACCCGGAGGTCGTGGACGAGGCTTTTCTGGAGGTAACGACGGAAATAGCCCGCGACATCACGGCCGAAGGCGCCCAGCTTCGCGGTATCTTGCGGTCGGAGGGAGCTACCAAGCCCGAAGGCTTCGGCTTCAACTACTGGGTACAGGGCGACGTAAGCACGCTCAAGACGGTAAAGGCGGAATACAACGCCTCAGACAAGACCTTCACGGCCAAGATTTCGGGTCTGAAGTCGTACACCGGTTACGCTTATACGGCTTTCGCCGAAGATAAGGTATCAAAAGAGGAAGGCGACGTGCTAACGGTAAAAACCTCCGTTGACCCTAGCGTAAAGAAGATGCAACTCGGCATTGGCGAGCCTTCTTACATTTCCTTTAACAAAGCCACTATCACCGGCGAGTTGGTCAGCGAAGGCAACAGCCAGCAGTCTACCGTCAGCTTTTACCTTTGGGAAAAGGGAACATTGGACCAAGAGCGGACAATCGAGGCCGAAAAAGGGGAGGGAACAGCCCTTAAGGGTGACGTTATCAACCTGAAGCCCGGTATTGAGTACGCCTACACCTTGGTGGGCGCCAACGAATTGGGAACAGTATCCAGCGATACCTTGACTTTTACCGCCAAATCGGTGGTGTATGTCGATATCGACGCCAAAGGCGAAGGGGACGGAACGTCTTGGACTGACGCCTATACCAGCCTCAAAACAGCTGTTGAGAGTGTGCCTTTCGGAGTCAAGATCTGGGTAGCCGAAGGCCTGTACAAGGAATTCGGAATTCCGTTAAAGCGCGGCTTCGATATGTACGGAGGCTTTTCAGGGACGGAGACCGAGCTTGATCAGCGAGATCCTAAAGACCACCCGACATTGGTGGGTCGTGAGGCGATGTTTGAAGGTAATCCAGCAGATCAGCTTCCTATTTTCGTCCGTAAGTACGGCCATAAGCTCGACGCTTCCATAATTGACGGTTTTACTTTCCAATATGGCGCCGGCACTTACGGTGGCGTATGTGACCTTACGCAGGGAAGCCCAAGATTTACGGATTGTGTATTCAAAGGTAACCGTTCGCACCATGGTGGTGTGATGCTTATTCAGGCCAGTGAAGCACGCTTTACCCGTTGCGTATTCGTGGAAAACAACGCTGTCACTGCCGGCGGAGCGTTCAGGGTTTACAGAAACGCCAGTGTGGCTTTCGACGAGTGCGAATTTGTCGGTAACAATACTAAATACGGCGGTGCGCTTTACTTGGACCTGAGCGTAACGATCAGAAACGGAATATTCCGCGATAACTCAGCGTCCGAAGACGGTAACGCTATACGTGTTATGAACGGCGCTTGCCCGGTATTCGTCGGCGACGCTTTTGTTTTCGATAACAATACCGGTAAAAACGATGGGCCCCTTGGTGGCCCGGCGGCCAAAAAGTGCGATATGCCGATATTTTGA
- a CDS encoding transposase, whose translation MAGIFIVTVQGNIPVTMTDKFRNKYRIPSTRLQQWDYRWNASYFVTICTQNKAHYFGDVRNGNMSLSPVGVLADILWHETIYHAQSIELGAFVVMPNHIHGILTLGKGRVQDDKPKAICPGQARHGNVEANSLSSIIGSYKSAVSKHARRMGLEFAWQPRFHDHIIRNQRSYDNIAQYIRTNPAKWQADRFFNKNKIYLP comes from the coding sequence GTGGCAGGTATATTTATTGTTACCGTCCAAGGGAATATACCTGTTACGATGACCGATAAATTCAGAAACAAATACCGTATTCCCTCAACGCGCCTGCAACAATGGGATTATCGTTGGAACGCTTCTTATTTCGTCACTATCTGCACGCAAAACAAAGCGCATTATTTCGGGGATGTCCGTAATGGCAACATGAGCCTGTCGCCGGTAGGCGTTTTGGCCGATATTCTTTGGCACGAAACCATTTATCATGCGCAGAGCATTGAATTGGGAGCGTTTGTGGTTATGCCTAACCATATTCACGGCATATTGACATTGGGAAAGGGTAGGGTTCAAGATGATAAGCCAAAGGCCATTTGTCCAGGGCAGGCACGTCATGGCAATGTGGAAGCGAATTCGTTGTCATCCATAATCGGGTCCTATAAATCGGCCGTCAGCAAACACGCCAGGCGTATGGGGTTAGAGTTTGCGTGGCAGCCCCGTTTTCACGATCATATTATTCGTAACCAAAGGTCGTATGACAACATTGCCCAATACATTAGAACCAATCCCGCAAAATGGCAAGCCGATCGATTTTTCAATAAAAATAAAATATATCTACCGTAG
- a CDS encoding RagB/SusD family nutrient uptake outer membrane protein yields the protein MMKTSNNLNSGLRGLFTALLCVSMFSCSDFFNPEQDLIQEKDEHYNSLDKVRRATVGAYAGLQPLVESLIVMGDLRADLLVTTQNYDADLLEIDKHEISANNPYASPDPFYDVILDCNDILANLEKSAVDPKMTELKIEAYEAEIRTIRAWVYLQLAQTFKEVPMVKESLDGHFPGYEPRVYDFSTMLNWLVKELEWANEKSRLDWTALDENPVWKKVYINRKALLGELYLLTGNFNASVDVLKDCILNDGNDADEDVLKCAPVSGTSAWKRSWFKIKDGVSGFEHLSVIPFAKDQRQTNRLMNLFSNDKIHRYVLKPSRVAVAKWEAQELKDGSGILEGDLYRGQLASYAVMDKDTIVYKYQVGKSVNQNDAVHTIYRAADLHLLLAEALNQSGQSEDALKVINEKTVGVKESVGIRGRVGLKPVRMVDLKDQNPALASDEKALVELALLEERAMEFAFEGRRWNTLVRFADRAGAPLILAERVASKYKQNDPQLYARLKEKLSSQDNWKLVMPELKKD from the coding sequence ATGATGAAAACCAGTAACAACCTTAATAGCGGATTACGGGGCCTTTTTACGGCACTGCTCTGCGTATCGATGTTTTCCTGCTCAGATTTCTTCAATCCCGAGCAGGATCTCATCCAGGAAAAGGACGAACACTATAATTCTCTCGACAAAGTGCGCCGCGCTACTGTCGGCGCATACGCTGGCCTTCAGCCTTTGGTCGAGTCGTTGATAGTGATGGGCGATCTGCGCGCCGACCTTCTGGTAACTACCCAGAACTACGACGCGGATCTTCTGGAAATTGACAAGCACGAAATATCGGCCAACAACCCTTACGCCAGTCCGGACCCGTTTTACGACGTGATTCTGGATTGCAACGACATCTTGGCCAATCTGGAAAAATCCGCTGTCGATCCGAAGATGACCGAGCTGAAGATTGAAGCCTACGAGGCCGAGATTCGCACGATCCGGGCATGGGTTTACCTACAGCTGGCGCAGACTTTCAAGGAAGTGCCGATGGTAAAAGAGAGCCTCGACGGCCATTTTCCCGGCTACGAACCCCGCGTTTACGATTTCTCCACTATGCTCAACTGGCTGGTAAAGGAGTTGGAATGGGCTAATGAGAAATCGAGGCTCGACTGGACAGCGCTGGACGAAAACCCCGTTTGGAAAAAGGTTTATATCAACAGGAAAGCGTTGCTGGGAGAGCTATACCTTCTAACGGGTAATTTTAACGCCTCGGTTGATGTGTTGAAAGACTGCATCTTAAACGATGGCAATGATGCGGACGAAGACGTTCTGAAGTGCGCTCCTGTCTCGGGAACATCCGCATGGAAACGCTCTTGGTTTAAGATTAAGGACGGGGTGAGTGGTTTCGAGCACCTGTCTGTAATCCCTTTTGCCAAGGATCAGCGCCAGACCAACCGTTTGATGAATCTTTTCTCCAATGACAAAATCCACCGTTATGTTTTGAAGCCCTCGCGGGTGGCCGTGGCCAAATGGGAAGCCCAAGAGCTGAAAGACGGTTCGGGAATATTGGAAGGCGACTTGTACAGGGGCCAATTGGCTTCCTATGCCGTAATGGATAAGGATACAATCGTTTATAAATACCAAGTGGGAAAAAGTGTCAACCAAAACGACGCCGTGCACACGATCTACCGCGCCGCCGACTTGCACTTGCTTCTTGCCGAGGCGCTTAACCAATCCGGCCAAAGCGAGGATGCCCTTAAGGTAATCAACGAAAAGACGGTTGGCGTAAAAGAGTCGGTGGGAATCCGCGGACGGGTAGGCCTAAAGCCGGTCAGGATGGTGGATTTGAAAGACCAGAACCCCGCTTTGGCCTCTGACGAGAAAGCGTTGGTGGAACTGGCCCTTTTGGAAGAGCGGGCGATGGAATTCGCCTTCGAAGGCCGTCGTTGGAACACGCTGGTCCGTTTCGCCGACAGGGCGGGTGCCCCGTTGATTTTGGCCGAAAGGGTAGCTTCGAAATACAAGCAGAACGATCCGCAGCTCTATGCCAGACTGAAAGAAAAGCTGTCTTCGCAAGACAACTGGAAGCTGGTAATGCCAGAGTTGAAAAAGGATTGA